A window of Fluoribacter dumoffii NY 23 contains these coding sequences:
- the icmW gene encoding type IVB secretion system protein IcmW, with translation MPDLSHKASAQYWFEYVDPMIYRVITFMESVEDWTLDGNPEFEQAMEQLGKELDDIEKVDMGLLAEEEKFIRIVGNIKSGRGLRLLQAIDTVHPGSASRVLIHAEETSTGSHDPAGVFLKRNIVFERLRLLSRVFCQYRLKLVLRALEGEE, from the coding sequence ATGCCAGATCTTAGTCATAAAGCATCCGCACAATATTGGTTTGAATATGTTGATCCGATGATCTACAGAGTGATCACTTTTATGGAAAGTGTCGAAGACTGGACTCTCGATGGAAATCCAGAATTTGAACAGGCCATGGAACAATTAGGCAAAGAACTTGATGACATAGAAAAGGTTGACATGGGACTCTTAGCCGAAGAAGAGAAATTTATACGCATTGTTGGAAATATAAAATCAGGTCGGGGACTGCGTTTACTGCAAGCGATTGATACAGTTCATCCAGGGAGTGCCTCACGTGTTTTAATTCATGCCGAGGAAACAAGCACTGGAAGCCATGATCCAGCCGGAGTGTTTCTTAAACGAAACATTGTTTTTGAACGTCTGAGGTTGTTGTCCCGAGTTTTTTGTCAGTACCGTCTAAAACTAGTTTTACGTGCACTTGAAGGGGAAGAATAA
- a CDS encoding heavy metal translocating P-type ATPase: MPKSKNYIFYVDGMHCANCSGTIEQFLKKQFSDRLIHFHADVTTADPKKTTVILKVDEDTRTDKEIWLEIKENIEEVGFTCREHDYQPDKKSEAPLQAEHPIFLQKIFNKSKKIVSSHWFLGGLGCVSGLAVLIICLSTSGLSLAFMASLAVFSTLLTLVLGANSYYEAWIKLTKSKILTMDSLFALSTASILVFSIASLFVPWLPMMFEAGLLIYGFRHIGIAIENTIKEKIGTAKFQDRAPKVVRKKSATGVDEINLALINENDVIIVHAGEIIPLDGICENDSIIYNTIITGATLPFNFPPQAKVLAGMRLASNATPLAIRVTKTQKDSYLARLDSAIEASALEKAPIEIKTGKLLTYFIPAVIALAIASGIVIGLFYPAAIAIQCAVSVLVSACPCTLGLITPLAVKTGMHKAAENGVQFNSAKTLQLAEQMDTVVFDLNGTLTTGIPSVKRLYIFDESNLSELEFLSYCSALEKNAAHPIGQAIYSFANQYNEQIFEITELDESHHSGISGRIQDNDYVIGSMTLMREKRIFIPPRLQQPTLEAGDQIVYVARNNIVIGFMVMTDPLREDAACTIRALKDMGKKICLCTGADEETAQRYAQALGIEQVYAGCVPSSMEGKQSKTARILDLRKKGHKVAMIGDAGNDTPAIKLSDLGIAVESYGSDEVTREAAGIVIHTGTLLPVASAFAISKQTVSNINQNLTMSLLYNLSSILVSGGLLVALGVTINPVVGVSLMILQACMILMNVYRFKEQPLEHLEEATKQYHEASSPSESSHSKIHKLTPACQEDYSFDQSPPIHPKPRPNKSAYSFWDSCFGKENNDVELGPRQTNLSEPVYK; the protein is encoded by the coding sequence ATGCCTAAATCCAAAAACTATATTTTTTATGTCGATGGGATGCACTGTGCCAATTGTAGTGGAACTATTGAACAATTCTTAAAAAAACAATTCTCCGATAGATTGATACATTTCCATGCTGACGTCACAACAGCAGATCCCAAAAAGACAACAGTAATTCTTAAGGTTGATGAGGATACCCGAACCGACAAGGAAATTTGGTTGGAAATCAAGGAAAATATAGAGGAAGTCGGCTTTACATGCAGAGAGCATGACTATCAACCCGATAAAAAAAGCGAAGCTCCCTTGCAAGCGGAGCATCCAATCTTCTTACAAAAAATATTCAATAAAAGCAAAAAAATCGTCAGCTCACACTGGTTTCTTGGTGGGCTAGGTTGTGTATCAGGATTGGCCGTACTCATCATTTGCCTCAGTACAAGCGGATTATCACTGGCCTTCATGGCTTCTCTTGCTGTATTTAGTACTTTATTAACCTTGGTGCTAGGAGCAAACTCCTATTATGAGGCCTGGATAAAACTGACCAAGAGCAAGATCTTGACCATGGATAGTTTATTCGCGCTCAGTACCGCCTCCATCCTTGTCTTTTCGATTGCTTCTTTATTTGTGCCTTGGCTTCCCATGATGTTTGAAGCAGGTTTACTTATTTATGGCTTTAGGCATATAGGTATCGCGATAGAGAACACCATAAAAGAAAAAATTGGTACAGCAAAATTTCAGGACAGAGCGCCTAAAGTAGTCAGAAAAAAAAGTGCAACCGGTGTTGATGAAATTAATTTAGCACTTATCAATGAAAATGATGTAATTATTGTACATGCTGGAGAAATAATTCCTCTTGATGGAATATGCGAAAATGATAGTATCATTTACAATACCATCATCACAGGGGCTACTCTCCCCTTTAATTTTCCTCCCCAAGCAAAAGTTTTGGCTGGCATGCGCCTGGCCAGTAATGCAACTCCATTAGCTATTCGGGTCACGAAAACTCAAAAAGACTCTTATCTTGCGCGCCTTGATTCCGCTATAGAAGCATCAGCGCTGGAAAAAGCTCCCATTGAAATAAAAACAGGCAAATTGTTAACCTACTTCATCCCCGCCGTAATTGCATTAGCCATTGCCTCAGGAATAGTTATTGGCCTCTTTTATCCTGCTGCGATAGCTATCCAGTGTGCAGTATCTGTTTTGGTAAGCGCCTGCCCTTGTACTTTGGGTTTAATTACCCCTTTGGCGGTTAAAACAGGGATGCATAAAGCTGCAGAAAACGGGGTGCAATTTAATAGTGCCAAAACATTACAACTCGCAGAACAAATGGACACCGTTGTTTTTGATTTGAATGGTACCCTGACCACAGGAATCCCCAGTGTTAAAAGGCTGTATATTTTTGACGAAAGTAATCTTTCGGAGTTAGAGTTCCTCTCTTATTGCAGCGCCCTTGAGAAAAATGCAGCCCATCCCATAGGCCAAGCCATCTATTCTTTCGCCAATCAGTATAATGAACAAATTTTTGAAATTACCGAACTCGACGAGTCTCATCACTCTGGAATTTCCGGCCGCATCCAGGATAATGATTATGTCATTGGCAGTATGACTTTGATGAGAGAAAAAAGGATATTCATACCCCCCAGGCTCCAACAACCCACCCTGGAGGCAGGGGATCAGATAGTTTATGTCGCTCGCAATAATATAGTGATTGGATTTATGGTCATGACGGATCCTCTTCGTGAAGATGCGGCGTGCACTATTCGCGCATTAAAGGACATGGGGAAAAAAATCTGTTTATGTACCGGAGCAGATGAAGAAACCGCTCAACGCTATGCTCAGGCACTTGGTATTGAGCAAGTTTATGCCGGCTGTGTACCCAGCTCTATGGAAGGAAAACAATCAAAAACTGCCCGTATTCTCGATTTACGGAAAAAAGGTCATAAAGTAGCCATGATAGGTGATGCTGGAAATGATACCCCGGCAATAAAGTTAAGCGATTTAGGCATTGCGGTAGAGTCTTATGGCAGTGATGAAGTCACTCGGGAGGCAGCAGGTATTGTGATTCATACTGGAACATTATTGCCAGTTGCATCAGCTTTTGCGATCTCGAAACAAACTGTATCCAACATCAATCAAAATCTGACCATGAGTTTGCTTTACAACCTCAGTTCCATTCTGGTTTCGGGTGGCTTACTCGTTGCTTTGGGCGTGACCATTAATCCAGTAGTTGGTGTTTCATTGATGATTCTCCAAGCATGTATGATTTTGATGAATGTTTACCGTTTTAAAGAGCAACCTCTGGAACATTTGGAGGAAGCCACCAAGCAATATCACGAGGCAAGCTCCCCGTCAGAATCATCACATTCCAAAATTCATAAACTTACCCCGGCATGCCAGGAGGACTACTCCTTTGATCAAAGTCCTCCTATTCATCCTAAACCGCGGCCAAACAAGTCAGCCTACTCCTTTTGGGATAGTTGCTTTGGTAAGGAAAATAATGACGTAGAACTTGGTCCCCGCCAAACCAATCTCAGTGAGCCAGTATATAAATAG
- the icmV gene encoding type IVB secretion system protein IcmV, with protein sequence MKKQSRIVKLFATIINVRRWFDWERMKAFTLYLGNGFKRLFIPQKATQNESFNEAVKLLNLTDENIISKQKALFRLSIIMLLAAIVILGYAGYQLFYGSIRAFLVSLIVTMIALVLAFRYHFWYFQMKNRKLGCTFNEWYRQGLLGEKK encoded by the coding sequence ATGAAAAAGCAGTCGAGAATAGTTAAACTATTTGCAACAATAATTAATGTGCGTAGGTGGTTCGATTGGGAGCGAATGAAAGCTTTCACCTTGTATTTGGGAAATGGCTTTAAACGTTTATTCATACCACAGAAAGCAACTCAAAATGAGTCATTTAACGAAGCTGTGAAACTGCTAAATCTTACTGATGAAAATATAATTTCCAAACAAAAAGCGTTGTTTCGCTTAAGTATTATCATGTTGTTAGCCGCTATTGTAATTTTGGGATACGCTGGGTATCAGCTTTTTTATGGCTCGATAAGGGCGTTTCTTGTGAGTCTTATCGTCACTATGATTGCACTTGTTTTAGCCTTCCGTTACCACTTCTGGTATTTTCAAATGAAAAATCGAAAATTAGGGTGTACCTTTAATGAATGGTATAGGCAAGGGTTGTTAGGAGAAAAGAAATGA
- the dotA gene encoding type IVB secretion system protein DotA has protein sequence MKRLLGTLLLLLFPGLVLADSSLSFAPPASDYSVVFLGNLFGVVDGVLSGTGSQIMGSMFAVFNAAVLALGGIIIMYTLMVATMNTAHEGQMLGQKWSSIWIPIRSTVGLALLIPKTSGYCLMQVFVMWVVVQGVGAADKVWDAALSYLNRGGVIIQAQQINPASELTNNSSGSGVGGVATGAINILAGQVCMLGLQTQLTNQRQALLDAQAKQTGACYSATEGSSMQQFCNTVVPDFLSSVNAIAIQDASPYDSSWKAPMPNLPSSSPYSFLNGICGTITWKSISSLNSNFGTLPAKPTSGNNVKVGNNTLTPSEILATQLSRAVAIQQMYTDLSTVARSMISNDPQMSTATTNNSTSTPYSAVANEQFGVPYKQNGTVCQSYNSGTAEKDRCIIWGPVQGTAIGGTLFNGTELINAINSYNGIMMPTVNLSRLINSASNDNKSTEFINKAMTQGWIMAGAYFFNLVQIQGTSSITNAGQTDSNTGLDGSTFDPTALTSPFVVGNDNKIVCGPGNMTDQGKDFTKLCTWFNQDNTAVNQIQALITTTSPPKKPAWSSSMTLVDSAPSSTVYGFLNNALMMQTPGQPGVKPLTFANSINFSVNTSLYRLERQNFSCGEVKPFFSICLGQILGNIFYNIILVTIYNLFLDIFGQIINSVVMAFLMIPLQGMATIFQQGLQIIAQPGVNPVVALANMGNEYINFAGNLWMLLLNMAVSSALIPVFGIFIFAMMSLAMPLVIAWVGVMVSVGFTTAYYIPILPYMIFTFGALGWLISVIEAMVAAPIVALGVTHPEGHDAFGKGEAAIMILVNVFLRPSMMIIGYISAIALSYVGVWVLNAGYDQAIAFIQQENTNSATLLGGVWAAGGTDSPSGTGGYTDWAGIYAFFFSILTYTTLYLVIIQKAFTLISYLPDKVLRWIGGTPESLGQETAQWGEEVKGKVGEGAKETTTAQGQIDKTLGGYGVKGVGMAKGMIGKAGGGGDVSAQGNSTPSQPEGNDNKSGSPKTSGGQDLGGADNVSPITK, from the coding sequence ATGAAAAGGTTGTTAGGTACTCTACTTCTCCTTTTATTTCCTGGTTTGGTCCTGGCTGATAGCTCTTTGAGTTTTGCGCCTCCTGCCAGCGATTATTCAGTAGTATTTCTTGGCAATTTATTTGGTGTTGTTGATGGGGTTTTAAGTGGCACCGGCAGCCAAATCATGGGCAGTATGTTTGCGGTTTTTAACGCTGCTGTTTTGGCATTGGGCGGCATCATTATCATGTATACTCTCATGGTAGCAACCATGAATACTGCTCACGAAGGGCAGATGCTTGGACAAAAATGGTCTTCAATCTGGATCCCCATCCGTTCTACTGTAGGTTTGGCATTATTGATCCCTAAAACTTCCGGCTATTGCCTGATGCAGGTTTTTGTGATGTGGGTTGTTGTCCAGGGAGTAGGAGCCGCAGATAAAGTATGGGATGCGGCTTTAAGCTATTTGAACCGTGGGGGTGTTATTATTCAGGCGCAACAGATAAATCCTGCCTCCGAACTGACGAATAATTCCTCAGGCTCAGGGGTCGGGGGTGTTGCAACCGGTGCTATAAACATACTTGCTGGCCAAGTTTGTATGTTGGGCTTGCAAACTCAACTGACGAATCAAAGACAAGCCCTTCTTGATGCACAAGCAAAACAAACAGGAGCTTGTTATTCAGCGACTGAAGGTTCTTCCATGCAGCAATTTTGTAACACCGTAGTTCCAGACTTCTTGAGTTCGGTCAATGCTATTGCTATTCAAGATGCCTCTCCATATGATAGTTCCTGGAAGGCACCAATGCCTAATTTACCTTCTTCTTCTCCGTACAGTTTTTTAAATGGTATTTGTGGCACCATCACCTGGAAAAGCATTTCTAGCCTAAATTCAAATTTTGGTACGCTTCCTGCCAAACCCACTTCAGGAAATAATGTTAAAGTTGGAAATAATACCTTAACGCCTTCTGAAATTTTAGCAACGCAACTTTCCCGGGCGGTGGCAATTCAGCAAATGTATACCGACTTGAGTACAGTAGCTCGAAGCATGATAAGTAATGACCCGCAAATGTCCACTGCAACGACTAATAATAGCACTTCGACACCTTATTCGGCTGTTGCAAATGAGCAATTTGGGGTTCCTTACAAACAAAATGGTACAGTTTGTCAAAGCTATAACAGTGGCACTGCAGAAAAAGATAGATGTATTATTTGGGGACCTGTACAAGGGACTGCAATTGGTGGAACCTTATTTAACGGTACAGAATTGATCAATGCGATCAACAGTTACAACGGCATCATGATGCCAACAGTGAATCTCTCACGCCTGATTAATTCAGCTTCCAACGATAATAAATCTACCGAGTTTATCAACAAGGCCATGACGCAGGGATGGATTATGGCTGGAGCGTATTTCTTTAATCTGGTGCAAATTCAGGGCACATCTTCAATCACCAATGCCGGTCAGACAGATTCCAACACCGGCTTGGATGGAAGTACGTTTGATCCCACTGCATTAACAAGTCCCTTTGTTGTGGGTAATGACAATAAAATCGTCTGTGGCCCAGGAAACATGACTGATCAAGGCAAGGATTTTACAAAGTTATGTACTTGGTTTAATCAGGATAATACTGCTGTAAACCAAATACAGGCTTTGATTACGACAACCTCACCTCCTAAAAAACCAGCCTGGTCATCCAGTATGACTTTAGTTGATAGTGCGCCTTCATCTACTGTATATGGTTTCCTCAATAATGCACTGATGATGCAAACCCCTGGCCAACCTGGTGTTAAACCACTCACCTTTGCTAACAGTATCAATTTCAGTGTGAATACTTCGTTGTACCGGTTGGAGCGCCAAAACTTTTCTTGTGGTGAAGTAAAACCGTTCTTCTCAATATGTTTGGGGCAAATACTCGGAAACATCTTCTATAACATCATTTTGGTAACCATTTATAACCTGTTCCTCGATATCTTTGGTCAAATTATCAATAGCGTGGTTATGGCTTTCTTGATGATTCCCTTACAAGGGATGGCAACTATCTTTCAACAGGGACTGCAAATTATCGCCCAGCCTGGGGTGAACCCTGTAGTTGCGTTAGCTAACATGGGAAATGAATACATCAATTTTGCGGGTAACTTATGGATGCTCTTGTTGAATATGGCAGTATCCAGTGCGCTGATCCCGGTATTTGGAATCTTTATCTTTGCGATGATGTCCCTGGCCATGCCTTTGGTAATCGCCTGGGTGGGGGTAATGGTCAGTGTAGGTTTTACTACCGCCTATTACATCCCTATTTTACCTTATATGATTTTTACCTTTGGTGCATTGGGTTGGTTAATCTCGGTAATCGAAGCGATGGTTGCTGCCCCTATTGTTGCCTTAGGTGTGACCCACCCTGAAGGGCATGATGCCTTTGGTAAGGGTGAGGCAGCGATTATGATCCTCGTTAATGTGTTCCTAAGACCTTCCATGATGATAATTGGCTATATTTCTGCGATCGCCTTATCTTATGTGGGCGTGTGGGTTTTGAATGCGGGTTATGATCAGGCAATTGCGTTTATACAACAGGAAAATACTAATAGCGCTACCCTCTTAGGGGGAGTCTGGGCGGCTGGCGGCACCGATTCACCTTCTGGTACCGGCGGATATACAGACTGGGCTGGAATTTATGCCTTCTTCTTCTCGATATTAACTTATACTACCTTGTACCTGGTAATCATCCAAAAAGCTTTTACCTTAATCTCCTATTTACCTGATAAGGTTTTGCGCTGGATTGGAGGTACCCCGGAAAGCTTGGGTCAAGAAACCGCACAATGGGGTGAAGAAGTAAAAGGTAAAGTGGGTGAAGGCGCTAAAGAAACCACAACCGCACAAGGACAAATTGATAAGACGCTGGGTGGTTATGGTGTGAAAGGCGTTGGTATGGCTAAAGGCATGATCGGTAAAGCTGGCGGCGGCGGCGATGTTTCTGCTCAAGGTAATTCGACCCCGAGCCAGCCTGAAGGCAATGATAATAAATCAGGTTCACCTAAGACATCCGGTGGCCAGGACTTAGGGGGTGCGGATAACGTATCTCCGATAACCAAGTAG
- the ankD gene encoding Dot/Icm T4SS effector AnkD/LegA15, translating to MTELSAPKSTVMSNTDLAQDKLKGLQKEKIDQERFIQELFLFFQQMLASILKNQLDPKAELNDLAKDCGYQDLPTALNSAKNARGQSPLVQALQNQDFALAQTLLNSGAQYDVQALDEYDIAIRSQRGQEALQQKTITPPEGGYASRPDSLHPVKEFGLVLGIVMESSIDKTSSQRAHIGPTYQLMSESVKEYSQDCKSQPAKKDFGQIADAFAFANKEANFQFSTPEGSPKAGEALSERIQSGKVTSVPISCKGHAMGLSFVPVEGNPDKTYLVFTNRGIGSSGKPGTQIYEVNTKDVTPGFVNDMLNGHNNGQSHAQITEKIQGVTKGQDPIYVLDQKGQKYDNCTVANTRANIHGILLCQEANRKGGFENVTQEVKDEVKGRYKEYTGDMRDKKIQKLERALQEQPDNPDLKALAKGYMEKPNHKHSDILQSAANEEYNEPIPMK from the coding sequence ATGACTGAATTATCAGCCCCAAAAAGTACTGTGATGAGCAATACAGACTTGGCTCAAGATAAGCTAAAAGGTTTGCAAAAAGAAAAAATAGACCAGGAACGCTTTATCCAGGAACTTTTTTTGTTTTTTCAGCAGATGCTTGCTTCGATTCTAAAAAATCAACTTGATCCTAAAGCCGAACTCAATGACCTTGCTAAGGATTGTGGCTATCAAGACCTGCCAACAGCTTTAAATTCTGCAAAAAATGCACGTGGTCAGTCACCTCTGGTGCAAGCGCTGCAAAATCAAGATTTCGCACTGGCGCAAACCTTACTTAATTCAGGTGCACAATATGATGTGCAAGCACTGGATGAATACGATATTGCGATACGCAGCCAGCGAGGACAAGAGGCTCTTCAACAAAAAACGATCACTCCTCCTGAAGGGGGTTATGCATCACGCCCAGATAGCCTGCATCCGGTTAAAGAATTTGGCTTGGTTTTAGGCATAGTAATGGAGAGTAGTATTGATAAAACCTCTTCTCAGCGTGCCCATATCGGGCCTACGTATCAATTGATGAGTGAGTCCGTAAAGGAATATAGCCAGGATTGCAAGAGTCAGCCTGCAAAGAAAGACTTCGGGCAAATTGCAGATGCATTTGCTTTTGCCAATAAGGAAGCAAATTTTCAGTTCAGTACCCCGGAAGGCAGTCCTAAAGCAGGTGAAGCTCTTTCTGAACGCATCCAATCAGGGAAAGTAACCTCTGTCCCTATTAGTTGTAAGGGGCATGCAATGGGTTTATCTTTTGTACCCGTCGAAGGAAATCCTGACAAAACGTATTTAGTGTTTACCAATCGCGGCATAGGGTCTTCAGGAAAGCCTGGTACCCAAATTTATGAGGTAAATACAAAGGATGTGACTCCAGGCTTTGTAAACGATATGCTAAACGGCCATAATAATGGACAATCCCATGCGCAGATCACGGAAAAAATCCAGGGGGTCACCAAAGGCCAAGATCCTATATATGTTCTCGATCAAAAAGGGCAAAAATATGATAATTGCACGGTAGCAAATACCCGTGCAAATATCCATGGAATCCTTCTATGTCAGGAAGCCAACCGCAAGGGAGGTTTTGAGAACGTAACCCAAGAGGTAAAAGACGAGGTAAAAGGACGCTATAAAGAATATACTGGGGACATGAGAGACAAAAAAATTCAAAAACTGGAAAGAGCACTCCAGGAACAACCTGACAACCCGGATTTAAAAGCCTTGGCAAAAGGATATATGGAAAAACCCAATCATAAACATTCAGATATATTACAATCTGCAGCTAACGAAGAATATAATGAACCCATACCCATGAAATAA
- the dotB gene encoding Dot/Icm type IV secretion system ATPase DotB translates to MNDKTYLMPDEPTRFTPLFMDKMLEHTERLNASDITIQTGEPIYAEVYGKLLRITNRRLSNTELGDLINAIYGPNATTQLLSGKDIDTHYEFRPNRGVRYRYRVNATACLVEGHDAIQITLRTIPTTPPRLETMNLPDNVLEAIAPQEGIVFITGATGSGKSTLLASIIRNLIETEDSNRKVLTYESPIEFVYDEIETISAVVSQSEIPRHLPSFADGVRNALRRKPRLIMVGECRDAETISAALEAALTGHPVYTTLHTSGVAETMRRLVTSFSGEERLGRTIDILETIRLCIWQKLVPTVDEKRVALREYLVFDEEVRDILLESDPNDVTSATRKLVRQKGQLMTWDAKAKFEQGIISERVYKLIIAGAKEYQQ, encoded by the coding sequence ATGAACGATAAAACTTATTTAATGCCTGATGAACCCACACGATTTACTCCGCTTTTCATGGATAAAATGCTGGAGCATACAGAACGTTTAAATGCTTCTGATATTACCATTCAAACAGGCGAGCCAATTTATGCGGAAGTTTATGGGAAACTCTTGCGGATTACGAATCGCCGCTTATCGAATACAGAACTTGGTGATCTAATTAATGCAATATATGGCCCTAATGCTACTACACAACTTCTTTCAGGTAAGGATATCGACACTCATTATGAATTCCGTCCCAACCGTGGTGTAAGATACCGCTACCGGGTAAATGCAACTGCATGTCTCGTCGAAGGTCATGATGCAATTCAGATTACCCTAAGAACCATTCCTACGACCCCCCCCAGACTTGAGACCATGAATCTGCCTGATAATGTCTTGGAGGCAATCGCTCCTCAAGAAGGTATTGTATTTATTACAGGAGCAACGGGTTCAGGTAAATCAACCTTATTGGCTTCTATTATTCGCAATCTGATTGAAACAGAAGATTCAAACCGCAAAGTATTGACCTATGAGTCTCCAATCGAATTTGTCTATGATGAAATTGAAACCATATCGGCAGTAGTGAGCCAATCAGAAATTCCTCGCCACTTGCCAAGTTTTGCTGATGGGGTAAGGAACGCCTTACGTCGTAAACCGCGTTTAATTATGGTGGGTGAGTGCCGTGATGCCGAAACCATCAGTGCGGCCTTGGAAGCTGCGCTTACTGGACACCCTGTATATACCACCCTGCATACCTCCGGGGTTGCAGAAACCATGCGCCGTCTTGTAACCTCATTTTCTGGTGAGGAGCGCTTGGGAAGAACTATTGATATTCTTGAAACAATTAGATTATGTATTTGGCAAAAGCTGGTGCCCACCGTAGATGAAAAACGGGTTGCTTTAAGAGAGTATCTGGTATTTGATGAAGAAGTTCGAGATATTTTACTTGAAAGCGATCCTAATGATGTAACCTCTGCCACCCGTAAATTAGTACGTCAAAAAGGTCAACTGATGACCTGGGATGCAAAAGCAAAATTTGAGCAGGGAATTATCAGTGAGCGTGTCTACAAACTAATTATTGCCGGTGCTAAAGAATATCAGCAGTAA
- the icmX gene encoding type IVB secretion system protein IcmX yields the protein MKLPSKVVLLNLFFFTAFPVVADNSTSIYNQQQLSTNTQKLVEYFQNFGTYLGFDVTQPPSNPQTYTFNYNLVNLPVAQLAQTALFYTYLGAIPVNTFAGGDSSGTANPYDQLVPNDIPTASVINGQVNNTFQGYNGASSSGATAAQVTVNPLIDQGKVVTQGSNPQSSKTFYQQDPVSQAVLNILGTPDYTYCMDYNQVPTKFIDGCGYNYETLVSTNVVGEIPNAMTFFSPDYITQFLNQLNSNALTGPLMYSTQSLGGGSSNNGLTAQNQEQLAANFIRYVSGAAVPIKLPRKYDYDQMFQKTTSKDKTQQLQAQQTLGRYLASLRTYAAQSSVGLGNLYYIMSKRMPQTSKNQTGGGTGGQGGTGGSENATPMSQALSEFNMATWRLYTPATENAEGSSTSGTPSNTGTSSSGGSQWINKINNAAPATVEKEIAILLAEINYQLYLDRQVHERLLMTNSILLLQSVRTGAPSTDFTTQ from the coding sequence ATGAAATTACCGTCTAAAGTTGTATTGCTTAATTTGTTTTTTTTTACTGCTTTTCCTGTTGTAGCAGACAATTCTACCAGCATCTATAATCAACAACAATTATCAACCAACACCCAAAAACTAGTAGAATATTTCCAAAATTTTGGTACTTATCTCGGTTTTGATGTAACTCAACCTCCTTCAAATCCACAAACCTATACTTTTAATTATAACCTTGTCAACTTACCAGTCGCCCAACTGGCACAAACCGCCTTGTTTTACACTTATCTGGGAGCAATACCCGTAAATACTTTTGCCGGCGGCGATAGCTCGGGTACCGCTAACCCCTATGATCAGCTAGTGCCTAATGATATTCCTACTGCATCGGTTATTAATGGACAGGTTAACAATACCTTTCAAGGCTATAACGGCGCCTCTAGTTCTGGGGCTACCGCAGCTCAAGTCACCGTGAATCCTTTAATCGATCAGGGAAAAGTTGTTACTCAAGGGTCTAACCCTCAAAGTTCCAAAACTTTTTATCAGCAAGATCCTGTATCCCAAGCGGTGTTAAATATTTTAGGAACACCGGATTACACCTATTGTATGGATTATAATCAGGTTCCCACCAAGTTCATTGACGGGTGTGGGTATAATTATGAAACTTTAGTTTCTACGAATGTCGTGGGAGAAATTCCTAATGCAATGACTTTTTTTTCACCTGATTACATTACCCAATTTTTAAATCAACTTAATAGCAACGCCTTAACTGGCCCATTGATGTATTCCACCCAGAGCCTTGGAGGAGGATCTTCAAACAATGGACTCACCGCTCAAAATCAAGAACAACTCGCTGCTAACTTTATCCGTTATGTTTCAGGTGCTGCGGTTCCTATAAAATTACCAAGAAAATATGATTACGATCAGATGTTCCAAAAAACTACAAGCAAAGACAAAACCCAACAATTGCAAGCGCAGCAAACACTGGGTCGATATCTTGCAAGCTTGCGTACTTACGCAGCACAAAGTTCTGTGGGATTAGGTAACCTTTATTACATCATGTCAAAAAGAATGCCGCAGACCTCAAAAAATCAAACTGGTGGAGGTACCGGGGGCCAAGGAGGTACTGGTGGTTCTGAAAATGCGACTCCAATGAGTCAAGCATTAAGTGAGTTTAATATGGCTACCTGGAGGCTATATACTCCTGCTACTGAAAATGCCGAAGGATCTTCTACTTCAGGTACTCCCAGCAATACGGGCACAAGCAGTAGCGGCGGGAGTCAATGGATTAATAAAATTAACAATGCAGCCCCTGCTACCGTAGAAAAAGAAATTGCTATTTTACTCGCGGAGATTAACTATCAACTTTATTTAGATCGTCAGGTTCACGAACGTCTACTCATGACAAACAGTATCTTATTGCTACAAAGTGTTCGTACAGGCGCTCCCTCTACTGATTTTACAACTCAATAA